The Syntrophobotulus glycolicus DSM 8271 DNA window TTTCTGAAAGAAAACATCAACGGCCTGATGTTTAAGGTATCCTATAATGCTTTTCAGCAGGTCAATCTGAGACAGACTGAAGTGCTTTACAATACGGTCTTGCAGATGGCCGGGAGAAGCCAGGGGCAAGCGGACAAGGACAAGAGTAATCAGGAAACGCCTTCCGGTGTGGAGGGAACGGAACAGAGCAGTAAAACGGCGGACAAGGAAATAGCCGATGATAAAGTGGACGATCATACGGTCGTGAGGAAGAGAATAAAGCAGGTCTGGGACCTTTACTGTGGAATAGGGACCATTACACTCTTGCTGGCCGGGATGGCCGAGAATGTGACAGGTATGGAAGAAAATAGTCTGGCGATAGCCGATGCCGCTCAAAATGCCGCAGAAAATAAGATAAGCAATGTGAAGTTCATCGAGGGCAGGGTCGAGGACAGGATCGGGGAACAAAAGGACAGACCGGATCTGGTCGTGGTTGACCCGCCGAGGGCAGGAATGAATAAAAGAGTGATTGCGGCACTGCTGGACAGGAAACCCCAGAGTATCATCTATGTTTCCTGCGATCCCGCAACAATGGCCAGAGATGTCGGTATGCTGGCCAATGGGATGGAAATACCGGAGGGAAAGGGTGCCGGACTCAAGCGGCTAAAAGGGGCTTACCGGGTGGTCGAGGTTCAGCCGGTAGACATGTTTGGGTGGACGGAGAGCGTGGAGTGTGTCGTAAAGCTTGAAAGGCGATAAAAACCTAATTATATAAATAGTTTTAGCCATTGGATGTATGGGGCGCGGGCAAGCAGGTAGCCTGCCTGATCTATCGATCATTTTATCAAAGCATCCTTGTAACCAGCTGAATAAAGCATGTAAGGGCGGCAATTATCTGCCACCCTTTATGTATAAGTAATACGTAACCCGCCTGGACCATACCGCGTGAAAGAGGAATGTGAAAAACATACAGGAAAGGAAAGTGCATCTGTGAAAAAATTAAATGATTTTTTATACTCAGGCGATACCGTTCTTAAGATACTACAGAGATATGCTGAGGATTTGAAACAGTTGGCGAAAGAAACTCATAATCAGATTGATCTTTTGCACTGTAATTTTCTGCTTCAAATTGCGGAACTTTTGCAGCACAACGAATTCCTGACTTCGCAGTCTCAGCGGATTCGGGAATTCTATAAACTTATGGCAAATGAATATCCTTTTCTTGCATTTACCTTTAAGGGTCGAATTAAATCTCTGATACGCGCGGAAGCAAAATTTAACGGATATATCGTAGAATATATTTACGAGTATTATATTAAACATGGCAATTATCCGTCTCTTCCTGAACTGAAAAACTATTTAAACTGTTTTCGGGACCTGATTGCATACAGAATTGTGATTTCTCTTCCTAAATGTCATTTAAAGGAAGGTGAGATTTGCGAGGATGAAGAAAATAAATATTTATATGATGTTGCCAACAAGTTGCTTGGTTTCCTTGAGGAACGCGGATTTACCGCAGAACTGTCCTCATTTACGGGTCAGGAAAAATCTCCCTTGTTAAGAGAAAGCGTAAGCCCATACTATAGAGATTACGTTGCAAATCCAGAGTCTAGTGGCTATCGGTCGCTGCATATAACATTTTACGATAACATTGCCCGTTGTTATGTGGAAGTACAGCTTCGTACAAAAGAAATGGATGATTTTGCTGAAATTGGTCCTGCCAATCATTTGGGTTACGAAAAGCGACAGGAAAGTGAAAGAGTTAAACGAGATGCAATTCCAAAAGGCGAGAATATTTACTTTGATGATGCTTATGAAAGGGGTATCATGTTGCAGCAGCTTGAATTATCAAAGTTGGATGTAAATATGTTTTCAGCTGTGAATAATTCCCTTATCAACGATGGTTGCGGCCTCTACCGTGGAAGACTTATTCTTCCTTACGAGCATCTTTCAAAATTCCAAAATGACCTTATTGATTGAACAGGAGTAGTAAGAACAGATTAATAAAGCAAAAAGAGCAGTTTCACCGCTACCATAGTGAAATTGCTCTTTGCTTTCCCGATATAATCATTTAAAGGTCAGAAGCTGGCTGGGGTCTACATCAAGGGATTTTGCTATTCTATATAGGGCAATCATAGACTTCCGCTTGTCTATCTTGAGGCGACTCTGGGCCGCTAATCTTTATAGGACTAGTACAACATTCTCAAAATAACTACACAAAGATACTAAAATATGGTATGCTATTTATATCTTAGCAAATGAGGTATGGATAGATGGCAAGACCAAAACAAAATGTTGTTGAATTAACCGGAGATGAAATATCTGCATTGCAAAAAATAGTAAGGACTCATACTGCTGAAGCACGCACAGTCCAGCGGGCAAAAATACTTTTATATAGTGCCGATGGAATGAGCGATTCATCAATTGCTGAAAAGCTTGACATAAACCGGCGTTCTGTCTATAACTGCATTGCAAAATATATAGCAGCAGGAATGGAAGCCGCCCTTGAAGATTTAGCAAGGACAGGGCGCCCAGGAACTATTACTGACGAAGAGAAAGTATGGATTATAGATATTGCCTGTCAGAAACCTGCTTCATTTGGTTATCCACAGGAGTTATGGACAATGTCCAAACTACAGCAGCATATACGTGCGAATTGCCAGGCTGCTGGTTATTCCGGTCTTGAAAAAATAGCAGTTTCGAAAATATGGACAATCCTTAATGATGCCGAAATCAAGCCGCAGAAAATCCGGTACTATCTGGAAAAACGGGATCCGGAATTCAAGCAGAAAATGAATGAGGTGCTCATTGTCTATAAACAGCTTGAATTCCAATTTGAAACAAATGAAAATAACGGAACAATCACTATCTCCTATGATGAAAAACCTGGCATACAGGCCATTGCAAATACTGCAGAAGACCTGCTTCCTAATAGAGAACATGGATTTGTAGGACGGGACAGCGAATACAAACGGCTCGGAACGGTATCACTTTTGGCAGGAATGGATTTATATACAGGAGAGATTATTCCGTTAGTAAGTAATACGCACAAAAGTGCTGATTTTATAAATTTCCTTAAAATATTGGATGGAAAATATGATAAAGATTTGATAATAAGGATTGCCCTTGACAATCATAGTGCGCATACTTCGAAAGAAACCATGAAATACTTGGCTAGCAGACCAGGAAGGTTTGAATTTGTATTCACTCCAAAACACGGATCATGGCTAAACCTAATAGAAAGCTTCTTCGGAAAGTTAGCAAGGGTATGCCTGAAGGGCATCAGGGTAAAATCTAA harbors:
- a CDS encoding RelA/SpoT domain-containing protein, with amino-acid sequence MKKLNDFLYSGDTVLKILQRYAEDLKQLAKETHNQIDLLHCNFLLQIAELLQHNEFLTSQSQRIREFYKLMANEYPFLAFTFKGRIKSLIRAEAKFNGYIVEYIYEYYIKHGNYPSLPELKNYLNCFRDLIAYRIVISLPKCHLKEGEICEDEENKYLYDVANKLLGFLEERGFTAELSSFTGQEKSPLLRESVSPYYRDYVANPESSGYRSLHITFYDNIARCYVEVQLRTKEMDDFAEIGPANHLGYEKRQESERVKRDAIPKGENIYFDDAYERGIMLQQLELSKLDVNMFSAVNNSLINDGCGLYRGRLILPYEHLSKFQNDLID
- a CDS encoding IS630 family transposase, with protein sequence MARPKQNVVELTGDEISALQKIVRTHTAEARTVQRAKILLYSADGMSDSSIAEKLDINRRSVYNCIAKYIAAGMEAALEDLARTGRPGTITDEEKVWIIDIACQKPASFGYPQELWTMSKLQQHIRANCQAAGYSGLEKIAVSKIWTILNDAEIKPQKIRYYLEKRDPEFKQKMNEVLIVYKQLEFQFETNENNGTITISYDEKPGIQAIANTAEDLLPNREHGFVGRDSEYKRLGTVSLLAGMDLYTGEIIPLVSNTHKSADFINFLKILDGKYDKDLIIRIALDNHSAHTSKETMKYLASRPGRFEFVFTPKHGSWLNLIESFFGKLARVCLKGIRVKSKEELIDRIYRYLDEVNEVPVVYHWKYKMDEIQI